From Manduca sexta isolate Smith_Timp_Sample1 unplaced genomic scaffold, JHU_Msex_v1.0 HiC_scaffold_1109, whole genome shotgun sequence, one genomic window encodes:
- the LOC119191145 gene encoding attacin-E-like: MMVSRVRRDTHGSVTVNSDGTSGAIVKVPFAGNDKNIFSAIGGLDLDKNLKMSSATAGLAYDNVNGHGATLTKTHIPSFGDKLTAAGKLNVFHNDNHNLDVKALATRTMPDIPRAPDFNTFGGGVDYMFKDKVGASASAAHTPLFDRNDYSVGGKLNLFRDKTTSLDFNADYKKFEMPNFKSDWTPNIGFSLTKFW, encoded by the exons ATGATGGTATCACGGGTAAGGCGCGACACACACGGCTCGGTCACCGTCAACTCGGACGGCACCTCCGGAGCGATCGTCAAAGTGCCGTTCGCAGGCAACGACAAGAACATCTTCAGTGCCATCGGTGGTCTCGACCTCGATAAGAACCTCAAAATGAGCAGCGCCACAGCCGGCCTGGCGTACGACAACGT CAATGGACACGGCGCTACTCTTACAAAAACGCATATACCCAGCTTCGGTGACAAGCTGACGGCAGCCGGCAAGTTGAACGTGTTCCACAACGACAACCACAACCTGGACGTGAAGGCGTTGGCCACCAGGACCATGCCGGATATTCCACGCGCGCCCGACTTCAACACCTTCGGCGGCGGCGTCGACTACATGTTCAA GGACAAGGTGGGCGCGTCGGCGAGCGCTGCGCACACGCCTCTCTTCGACCGCAACGACTACTCCGTGGGCGGCAAGCTGAACCTGTTCCGCGACAAGACCACCTCGCTCGACTTCAACGCCGACTACAAGAAGTTCGAGATGCCCAACTTCAAGTCCGACTGGACACCCAACATCGGCTTCTCATTGACCAAGTTTTGGTAG